One part of the Spirochaetaceae bacterium genome encodes these proteins:
- a CDS encoding sugar phosphate isomerase/epimerase gives MSRHNHVGGRFGFDAPRAQPIERSITWAAQHGFRYIDFQADLPPNDIASFDAARVREVRGLCERHEVALGIHPSSAINNAEYVPVMAAAVDDYLAANLDLAVRLGCGWIIGHGGYQFGDLEARRAAAIARMQRLLEGAERNDVTVYFENHNREPEHAEMHYLPHTVEETRWFFDAIESPHFKWAFNVAHGNLVPDGWDGFLAAFGAGNIGQVRLNDNRGDYEVHLVPGEGNIDFAALFAALREAGYEGWFNLGFGGEADKIRVKEWFTGLL, from the coding sequence ATGAGTCGGCACAACCACGTTGGCGGCAGGTTCGGATTCGATGCGCCGCGCGCGCAGCCGATCGAGCGGTCGATCACCTGGGCGGCGCAGCATGGTTTCCGCTACATCGACTTCCAGGCCGACCTGCCGCCCAACGACATCGCCTCGTTCGACGCCGCACGGGTGCGCGAGGTGCGCGGGCTGTGCGAGCGGCACGAGGTTGCGCTCGGCATCCACCCGTCGTCCGCCATCAACAACGCCGAGTACGTGCCGGTCATGGCGGCGGCGGTGGACGACTACCTGGCCGCCAACCTCGACCTGGCGGTGCGCCTCGGATGCGGCTGGATCATCGGCCACGGCGGCTACCAGTTCGGCGACCTGGAGGCGCGGCGCGCGGCGGCCATCGCACGCATGCAGCGGTTGCTGGAGGGCGCCGAGCGCAACGACGTCACCGTGTACTTCGAGAATCACAACCGCGAGCCCGAGCACGCCGAGATGCACTACCTGCCGCACACCGTCGAAGAGACGCGCTGGTTCTTCGACGCCATCGAGTCGCCGCACTTCAAGTGGGCGTTCAACGTGGCGCACGGCAACCTGGTGCCCGACGGCTGGGACGGGTTCCTGGCTGCCTTCGGCGCCGGCAACATCGGCCAGGTGCGGCTCAACGACAACCGCGGCGACTACGAGGTGCACCTGGTCCCCGGCGAGGGCAACATCGACTTCGCGGCGCTGTTCGCGGCGCTGCGCGAGGCCGGCTACGAGGGCTGGTTCAATCTTGGCTTCGGCGGCGAGGCCGACAAGATAAGGGTCAAGGAATGGTTTACCGGCCTGCTCTGA
- a CDS encoding SDR family oxidoreductase, with translation MRDTTLVTGASGYVGGRLVAALERRGTRVRCLARRPELLAGRFAASTEVMAGDLLEPGSLPGPLAGVTTAYYLVHSLGSRGAHGRWEREEERAAEAFAGAARAAGVARIVYLGGLANSDRSEDSGGSAHMRSRQREGGADSAHMRNRQRAGGAGSAHMRSRLRVGAVLRGSGIPTVELRASVIIGAGSLSFEMIRALVQRLPVMVMPRWVSVPAQPIAIADVLDYLVAAGEMDLTGSRVFEIGGAAVTTYRGLMEEYARQCGLRRLLVPVPLLTPHLSSLWLGLVTPLFARVGRKLIESITIPSVVSDPAAAEAFGLRPRDYRDAIRQALADEDARFVATRWADAASALTVERRRWGGVHFGTRLVDSRAVTVAVPAPRAFGPIQRIGGRTGWYYGDWLWRLRGAVDRLLGGPGMKRGRRDGVELRPGDVLDCWRVVAYEPPHRLTLEAEMRLPGRAWLQFEVAPRGDGAEIRQTALYDPVGITGRAYWYLLYPAHEAIFRGMLRRIARYAEGNRRS, from the coding sequence TTGCGTGACACCACCCTGGTGACCGGGGCAAGCGGGTACGTGGGCGGGCGCCTGGTGGCGGCACTGGAGCGGCGCGGGACGCGGGTGCGCTGTCTGGCGCGCCGCCCGGAACTGCTGGCGGGACGCTTCGCTGCCTCCACCGAGGTGATGGCCGGCGACCTGCTGGAGCCCGGTTCGCTGCCGGGGCCCCTCGCCGGCGTCACCACCGCATACTACCTGGTGCACTCGCTCGGTTCGCGCGGCGCACACGGCCGGTGGGAACGCGAGGAAGAGCGCGCGGCCGAGGCGTTCGCCGGTGCCGCGCGCGCAGCCGGCGTGGCGCGCATCGTCTATCTCGGCGGGCTGGCGAACAGCGACCGCTCCGAGGACAGCGGCGGCTCGGCGCACATGCGCAGCCGGCAGCGAGAGGGCGGTGCCGATTCCGCGCACATGCGCAACCGGCAGCGGGCGGGCGGTGCCGGCTCGGCGCACATGCGCAGCCGGCTGCGGGTGGGCGCGGTGCTGCGCGGATCCGGCATCCCGACGGTCGAACTGCGCGCCTCGGTCATCATCGGCGCCGGCAGCCTGTCGTTCGAGATGATCCGCGCGCTGGTGCAGCGGCTGCCGGTAATGGTGATGCCGCGCTGGGTGTCGGTGCCGGCGCAGCCGATCGCCATCGCCGACGTGCTCGACTACCTGGTCGCCGCGGGCGAGATGGACCTCACCGGCTCGCGCGTGTTCGAGATCGGCGGTGCGGCGGTCACCACCTACCGCGGACTGATGGAGGAATACGCGCGCCAGTGCGGCCTGCGGCGGCTGCTGGTGCCGGTGCCGCTGCTCACCCCCCACCTGTCCAGTCTGTGGCTGGGGCTGGTCACGCCGCTGTTCGCGCGCGTGGGGCGCAAGCTGATCGAAAGCATCACGATACCGAGCGTGGTGTCCGACCCGGCGGCCGCGGAAGCGTTCGGCTTGCGCCCGCGCGACTACCGCGACGCGATCCGGCAGGCGCTGGCCGACGAGGATGCCCGCTTCGTGGCGACCCGCTGGGCGGATGCGGCGTCCGCCCTCACCGTGGAGCGGCGCCGCTGGGGCGGCGTACACTTCGGTACCCGCCTGGTCGACTCGCGCGCGGTGACCGTGGCGGTGCCCGCACCGCGCGCGTTCGGCCCCATTCAGCGCATCGGCGGCCGGACCGGCTGGTACTACGGAGACTGGCTGTGGCGGCTGCGCGGCGCCGTGGACCGGCTGCTCGGCGGCCCCGGCATGAAGCGCGGGCGCCGTGACGGCGTCGAGCTGCGCCCCGGCGACGTGCTCGACTGCTGGCGCGTGGTGGCGTACGAGCCGCCGCACCGCCTCACCCTGGAGGCGGAGATGCGGCTGCCGGGGCGCGCCTGGCTGCAGTTCGAGGTGGCCCCCCGCGGCGACGGCGCCGAGATCCGCCAGACGGCGCTGTACGACCCGGTCGGCATCACCGGCCGCGCCTACTGGTACCTGCTCTACCCGGCGCACGAGGCGATCTTCCGCGGCATGCTGCGCCGCATCGCGCGGTACGCGGAAGGGAACCGTCGTTCGTAG